One Triticum dicoccoides isolate Atlit2015 ecotype Zavitan chromosome 4B, WEW_v2.0, whole genome shotgun sequence genomic window carries:
- the LOC119292077 gene encoding pentatricopeptide repeat-containing protein At3g60050-like isoform X1: protein MSRLIPRRLHRAVSAGGATSSSPSNLRSSDATTAATSNAIVSLVAAGGDGGSLEADLDRLGPPLSDAAVSAALRALTERGVPAFRFFAWLSRHRGVPPSARAHNLLVQNAGRLADYPTMARALDLVSARRLPLTEQAFLFLEAAARSSSSASSVDDAVRATLTVLDGAGGPCRASGVFSLVKALASIGEFDAAVWVIEETARRASYYNVLLAAKCKAGDFRGAREVFDEMRKGSCGPNANSWNYLLGCLLKNGRATEACDLVETMERSGHDDIPNSLSYEILTYHACKAGKMDSARQILDQVFSENLTPRITIHTAFIKGYFYTGRIKDACDYVRAMSTRDSHSTNRNYSLLAKLLHRSGRIVEAGSVLYELMEKGLRPDHSAYVTVSKGLHKMGRGDLCAELKSLFQNFIVQSAGSETQWHPRWCYSSQELSMMLRLLQLLKPWFGSLHPLLQFQMVLSTSSKARGRPDGSWSTLEPTLADNMVGGNQMLTSSSKSFPGHAIRDPPRRLMAFMPHSQLVLLVSQQGKRPWNYLGSSRMFPKHPTHESGHPSRRKAQPAIS, encoded by the exons ATGTCTCGTCTCATCCCCCGGCGGCTCCACCGCGCCGTCTCCGCCGGCGGCGCGACCTCCTCGAGCCCCTCAAATCTCCGCAGCAgcgacgccaccaccgccgccacctcaAATGCGATCGTCAGCCTCGTCGCggcaggcggcgacggcggcagccTGGAGGCGGACCTGGACCGCCTCGGCCCGCCCCTCTCCGACGCCGCCGTGTCGGCGGCGCTCCGCGCGCTCACGGAGCGCGGCGTCCCCGCGTTCCGCTTCTTCGCATGGCTCTCCCGGCACAGGGGCGTCCCCCCGAGCGCCCGCGCCCACAACCTGCTCGTCCAGAACGCCGGCAGGCTGGCCGACTACCCCACCATGGCCCGCGCCCTCGACCTAGTGTCGGCGCGACGGCTCCCCCTTACCGAGCAGGCGTTCTTGTTCCTGGAGGCCGCCGCGAGGTCGTCCTCATCTGCGAGCAGCGTGGATGACGCGGTGAGGGCGACTCTGACGGTTTTGGATGGTGCCGGTGGCCCGTGCCGCGCGTCCGGCGTGTTCTCGCTGGTCAAGGCGTTGGCCTCGATCGGCGAGTTCGACGCGGCCGTCTGGGTGATCGAGGAGACGGCCAGGAGAGCGAGCTACTACAACGTCCTCTTGGCTGCCAAGTGCAAGGCTGGTGACTTCCGGGGCGCCCgcgaggtgttcgacgaaatgaggAAGGGGAGCTGCGGCCCAAATGCCAACTCCTGGAACTACCTCCTCGGGTGCCTGCTGAAGAATGGCAGGGCCACCGAAGCGTGCGACCTCGTTGAGACCATGGAGAGGTCGGGACACGACGACATCCCAAACTCACTGTCGTACGAGATCCTCACATACCATGCCTGCAAGGCGGGGAAGATGGATTCGGCAAGGCAGATTCTCGATCAGGTGTTCTCAGAAAATCTGACGCCGAGGATTACAATCCACACAGCCTTCATCAAAGGGTACTTCTATACTGGGAGAATCAAAGATGCTTGCGATTATGTGAGGGCTATGAGCACCAGGGATTCACACTCCACCAACAGGAACTACAGCCTGCTCGCCAAGCTGTTGCACAGGTCGGGGAGGATCGTCGAGGCTGGAAGTGTCCTGTATGAGTTGATGGAGAAGGGCCTCAGGCCTGACCATTCTGCTTATGTTACAGTGTCCAAAGGTTTGCACAAGATGGGAAGGGGAGATCTGTGTGCTGAATTGAAGTCCTTGTTTCAGAATTTCATTGTACAGTCAG CTGGTAGTGAGACCCAATGGCATCCCCGCTGGTGCTACTCAAGCCAGGAACTGTCGATGATGCTCCGGCTTCTCCAGCTGCTCAAGCCGTGGTTCGGCAGCCTCCACCCGCTCCTGCAG TTTCAGATGGTGCTGAGCACCTCCTCCAAGGCCAGAGGACGTCCAGATGGTTCTTGGAGCACACTTGAGCCCACTCTGGCCGACAATATGGTTGGCGGAAACCAGATGCTTACCAGTTCCTCGAAAAGCTTCCCCGGTCACGCAATTCGTGAT
- the LOC119292077 gene encoding pentatricopeptide repeat-containing protein At4g20090-like isoform X2, with protein MSRLIPRRLHRAVSAGGATSSSPSNLRSSDATTAATSNAIVSLVAAGGDGGSLEADLDRLGPPLSDAAVSAALRALTERGVPAFRFFAWLSRHRGVPPSARAHNLLVQNAGRLADYPTMARALDLVSARRLPLTEQAFLFLEAAARSSSSASSVDDAVRATLTVLDGAGGPCRASGVFSLVKALASIGEFDAAVWVIEETARRASYYNVLLAAKCKAGDFRGAREVFDEMRKGSCGPNANSWNYLLGCLLKNGRATEACDLVETMERSGHDDIPNSLSYEILTYHACKAGKMDSARQILDQVFSENLTPRITIHTAFIKGYFYTGRIKDACDYVRAMSTRDSHSTNRNYSLLAKLLHRSGRIVEAGSVLYELMEKGLRPDHSAYVTVSKGLHKMGRGDLCAELKSLFQNFIVQSGSW; from the exons ATGTCTCGTCTCATCCCCCGGCGGCTCCACCGCGCCGTCTCCGCCGGCGGCGCGACCTCCTCGAGCCCCTCAAATCTCCGCAGCAgcgacgccaccaccgccgccacctcaAATGCGATCGTCAGCCTCGTCGCggcaggcggcgacggcggcagccTGGAGGCGGACCTGGACCGCCTCGGCCCGCCCCTCTCCGACGCCGCCGTGTCGGCGGCGCTCCGCGCGCTCACGGAGCGCGGCGTCCCCGCGTTCCGCTTCTTCGCATGGCTCTCCCGGCACAGGGGCGTCCCCCCGAGCGCCCGCGCCCACAACCTGCTCGTCCAGAACGCCGGCAGGCTGGCCGACTACCCCACCATGGCCCGCGCCCTCGACCTAGTGTCGGCGCGACGGCTCCCCCTTACCGAGCAGGCGTTCTTGTTCCTGGAGGCCGCCGCGAGGTCGTCCTCATCTGCGAGCAGCGTGGATGACGCGGTGAGGGCGACTCTGACGGTTTTGGATGGTGCCGGTGGCCCGTGCCGCGCGTCCGGCGTGTTCTCGCTGGTCAAGGCGTTGGCCTCGATCGGCGAGTTCGACGCGGCCGTCTGGGTGATCGAGGAGACGGCCAGGAGAGCGAGCTACTACAACGTCCTCTTGGCTGCCAAGTGCAAGGCTGGTGACTTCCGGGGCGCCCgcgaggtgttcgacgaaatgaggAAGGGGAGCTGCGGCCCAAATGCCAACTCCTGGAACTACCTCCTCGGGTGCCTGCTGAAGAATGGCAGGGCCACCGAAGCGTGCGACCTCGTTGAGACCATGGAGAGGTCGGGACACGACGACATCCCAAACTCACTGTCGTACGAGATCCTCACATACCATGCCTGCAAGGCGGGGAAGATGGATTCGGCAAGGCAGATTCTCGATCAGGTGTTCTCAGAAAATCTGACGCCGAGGATTACAATCCACACAGCCTTCATCAAAGGGTACTTCTATACTGGGAGAATCAAAGATGCTTGCGATTATGTGAGGGCTATGAGCACCAGGGATTCACACTCCACCAACAGGAACTACAGCCTGCTCGCCAAGCTGTTGCACAGGTCGGGGAGGATCGTCGAGGCTGGAAGTGTCCTGTATGAGTTGATGGAGAAGGGCCTCAGGCCTGACCATTCTGCTTATGTTACAGTGTCCAAAGGTTTGCACAAGATGGGAAGGGGAGATCTGTGTGCTGAATTGAAGTCCTTGTTTCAGAATTTCATTGTACAGTCAG GTAGCTGGTAG
- the LOC119292076 gene encoding receptor kinase-like protein Xa21, which yields MVSSGAFLFPGRCRFLYLFLGFFCSLPLLGICDESESDRQALLCFKSGISAAARVLSSWSNASMEFCDWHGITCSVTPPRRVVALDLESQGISGSIAPCIANLTWLARLQLSNNSFSGGLPSELGLLSRLTNLNLSINALEGNIPPELSACSQLQIVGLWNNSLHGEIPPTLGQCKCLQEINLSNNKLQGSVPPAFGDLPELRILVLASNTLTGNIPPSLGSSRHLTYVDLGINALGGVIPESLANSSSLQVLRLMKNNLTGELPKALLNTLSLVTICLEKNSFVGSIPSVTVTSSPIKHLSLRFNNLSGGIPSSLGNLSSLVHLLLTDNHLVGSIPESLGYVPTLEILTLTMNNLSGLVPPSIFNMSSLKSLAIAQNSLVGRLPFDVGYTLPNIQDLILTENSFDGPIPDSLLKAYHLRWLYLNNNSFTGSIPFFGSLPNLEELDLGHNKLDADDWGFVSSLSNCSRLTMLALDGNNLKGKLPSSIGNLSDSLECLFLSSNKISGPVPLEIGNLQSLSSLYMNYNLLTGNIPPTIGKLHSLVYLSFAKNRLTGQIPDTVGNLVRLSMLELDYNNLSGRIPASIARCTQLAILNLAHNSLDGRIPSGIFKISTLSEELDLSDNFLSGGMPNEVGNLIHLQKINMSNNRLSGNIPSSLSQCVVLEYLGMQGNFFAGSIPQSFANLISIKQMDVSRNNLSGKIPEFLKSMKSLQDLNLSFNHFDGAVPTGGVFDITGAVSIEGNYQLCTGIPTRGMSLCSEVVDRKRKQKLLIVVLLPTVVATAILFSFIATICRRKRMKANPHLQHDNEQIKIEKISYEKVTYKDLVRATDRFSSANLIGSGSFGRVYKGNLQFQEDQVAIKIFDLDIYGAHRSFIAECEALRNVRHRNLVKIITLCSSVDHNGADFKALVFPYMPNGNLEMWLHLKDPENGERSILTLSQRTNIALDVALALDYLHNQCAPPVIHCDLKPTNILLGLDMVAYVIDFGLARFLFRTENAHQDSSATLSRLKGTIGYIPPEYGMSEEVSTKGDVYSFGVLLLQLITGCSPTEEKFNDGISLHEFVDRAFTKNIHEVVDPTMLLDNSSATDMMKNCVIPLLRIGLSCSMKSAKERPDMTRVSTEILRIKHMASYTCMSDEAKNWQESS from the exons ATGGTGTCTTCGGGTGCCTTCTTGTTTCCGGGCCGCTGTCGATTTCTCTACCTCTTCTTGGGTTTCTTCTGCAGCCTGCCATTACTAGGCATCTGCGATGAATCAGAGAGCGACAGGCAAGCCCTCCTTTGCTTCAAGTCCGGGATCTCGGCAGCCGCCAGAGTTCTATCTTCATGGAGCAACGCGTCCATGGAGTTCTGTGACTGGCACGGGATAACCTGCAGCGTGACACCACCCAGGCGTGTCGTCGCGCTGGACCTTGAATCCCAAGGTATCTCGGGCTCCATAGCGCCTTGCATCGCCAACCTCACTTGGCTGGCAAGGCTCCAGCTGTCCAACAACAGCTTCAGTGGTGGCCTGCCGTCGGAGCTTGGCCTCCTGAGCCGGCTCACCAACCTGAACCTCAGCATCAACGCTTTGGAAGGTAACATCCCGCCTGAACTCTCTGCGTGTTCCCAGCTCCAAATCGTGGGCTTGTGGAACAATTCCCTCCATGGAGAGATCCCACCCACCCTCGGCCAATGCAAGTGCCTTCAAGAGATTAACCTTAGCAATAACAAGCTCCAGGGAAGTGTCCCTCCTGCTTTCGGAGACCTTCCTGAGCTGCGCATACTAGTCCTCGCCAGCAACACACTTACCGGCAACATACCGCCGTCTTTGGGCAGCAGCCGCCATCTCACATATGTTGATCTTGGGATCAATGCTCTCGGAGGGGTCATACCGGAGTCCTTGGCAAATAGTTCATCTCTTCAAGTACTTAGGCTCATGAAGAATAATCTTACTGGAGAACTCCCAAAGGCTCTCCTCAACACTTTGTCACTTGTTACCATTTGCCTCGAAAAGAACAGTTTTGTTGGTTCGATACCTTCTGTCACTGTCACATCTTCCCCTATTAAGCACCTCTCTTTAAGGTTTAACAATCTTTCAGGAGGAATACCTTCCTCGCTAGGGAACCTTTCGTCCCTAGTTCATCTTCTTCTTACAGACAATCATTTAGTTGGGAGCATCCCAGAGAGCTTAGGTTATGTTCCAACACTAGAGATATTGACCTTGACTATGAACAACTTATCTGGGCTGGTTCCACCGTCTATCTTCAACATGTCATCCCTGAAAAGTCTTGCCATAGCACAAAACTCACTTGTCGGCAGATTACCCTTTGACGTCGGCTACACCCTCCCAAATATCCAGGACTTAATACTCACAGAAAACAGTTTTGATGGACCAATCCCAGACTCTCTTCTCAAAGCTTACCACCTACGCTGGCTTTACCTGAATAATAATAGCTTCACTGGATCCATACCATTTTTCGGCTCATTGCCAAATTTGGAGGAACTCGATTTGGGACACAACAAGTTAGATGCAGATGATTGGGGCTTTGTCTCTTCACTATCTAATTGCTCCAGGTTGACCATGCTGGCCCTGGATGGGAACAATCTCAAAGGGAAATTGCCAAGTTCTATTGGCAATCTTTCAGATAGTCTTGAGTGTTTGTTTCTAAGTAGCAACAAAATTTCAGGACCTGTACCGCTGGAGATTGGCAACCTTCAGAGCCTCAGTAGCTTGTACATGAATTACAATCTTCTCACCGGTAATATACCGCCAACAATTGGGAAATTGCACAGCTTGGTCTATCTATCCTTTGCAAAAAACAGGCTTACAGGTCAGATTCCAGATACTGTTGGCAATCTTGTCCGACTGAGTATGCTGGAATTGGATTATAACAACTTAAGTGGAAGAATTCCTGCAAGTATAGCACGATGCACTCAACTCGCCATACTCAACCTTGCTCACAACTCACTAGATGGGCGTATACCAAGTGGAATCTTCAAAATCTCTACGCTTTCTGAAGAGTTGGACTTGTCAGACAACTTCTTGTCCGGAGGAATGCCAAATGAAGTTGGCAATCTCATTCATCTGCAGAAAATTAACATGTCAAATAACAGGTTGTCCGGAAACATTCCATCATCCCTCAGCCAATGTGTTGTTCTGGAGTATCTTGGGATGCAAGGCAACTTCTTTGCAGGAAGCATTCCACAATCATTTGCCAACTTAATCAGCATAAAACAGATGGATGTTTCTAGGAACAATTTGTCTGGAAAAATACCAGAGTTCCTCAAATCCATGAAATCACTGCAAGACCTCAATTTATCCTTCAACCATTTTGATGGAGCAGTTCCCACAGGCGGTGTTTTTGACATCACTGGAGCAGTGTCAATCGAAGGAAATTATCAGCTGTGTACAGGCATCCCAACGAGAGGTATGTCTCTTTGTTCAGAAGTGGTTGACAGGAAAAGAAAGCAGAAGCTACTGATTGTAGTTCTATTGCCAACTGTTGTTGCCACTGCAATCCTTTTCTCCTTTATTGCAACAATTTGTCGGAGGAAAAGGATGAAAGCCAATCCCCATTTGCAACATGACAATGAGCAGATAAAGATAGAGAAGATATCATATGAAAAGGTAACATATAAAGACTTGGTAAGGGCAACTGATAGATTTTCTTCAGCAAACTTAATTGGTTCTGGATCATTTGGAAGGGTTTATAAGGGCAATCTGCAGTTTCAAGAAGATCAAGTTGCCATCAAGATTTTTGATCTTGACATTTATGGGGCACATCGGAGCTTCATAGCAGAGTGTGAAGCCCTAAGAAATGTTCGCCATCGGAATCTTGTAAAAATCATTACCTTATGCTCTTCAGTGGATCATAATGGGGCAGATTTCAAGGCCCTAGTGTTCCCATACATGCCAAATGGGAACCTAGAAATGTGGCTACATCTAAAAGACCCTGAAAATGGTGAAAGGAGTATTCTGACTTTAAGCCAAAGGACTAACATAGCCTTGGATGTAGCACTTGCTTTGGATTATCTTCACAACCAATGCGCACCTCCAGTTATACATTGCGACTTGAAGCCAACCAATATCCTTTTGGGTCTTGACATGGTTGCGTACGTCATTGACTTTGGCCTAGCAAGATTCTTGTTCAGGACAGAAAATGCACATCAAGATAGTTCAGCAACTTTGAGCCGCTTAAAAGGAACCATAGGATACATCCCACCAG AGTATGGAATGAGCGAAGAGGTATCAACCAAGGGTGATGTCTATAGTTTCGGAGTGCTTCTGTTGCAACTGATAACAGGGTGCAGTCCAACTGAAGAAAAATTTAATGATGGTATAAGCCTTCATGAATTTGTTGATAGAGCATTCACAAAGAATATTCACGAGGTTGTTGACCCCACAATGCTACTTGATAACAGCAGTGCAACTGACATGATGAAGAATTGTGTTATTCCACTTTTAAGAATAGGCCTCTCTTGCTCCATGAAATCAGCCAAAGAGCGGCCAGATATGACTCGAGTTTCTACCGAGATCCTTAGAATAAAGCACATGGCCTCGTACACATGCATGTCAGATGAAGCAAAGAATTGGCAGGAAAGTAGCTAG
- the LOC119292078 gene encoding MADS-box transcription factor 51-like isoform X1 yields the protein MEGPVPSLSLIFARSSPHPISERHTPASERQPEEARRGMVRRGPVELRRIEDRTSRQVRFSKRRLGLFKKAFEFGLLYDAEVALLVFSPAGRLYEYASSSIEDTYDRYQAFGGAGKNLNEGGASTNNGGDPSNMQSRLKEIASWSLQNNADDADANELEKLEKLLTDALENIKSKKMLAQRNSGASGGNSTISPGEQEEGRS from the exons ATGGAGGGACCCGTTCCGTCCCTCTCTCTCATATTCGCCCGCTCCTCTCCCCATCCAATCAGCGAGAGACATACGCCAGCGAGCGAGCGGCAGCCGGAGGAGGCGAGGCGAGGGATGGTGCGGCGCGGGCCGGTTGAGCTGCGGCGGATCGAGGACCGGACGAGCCGGCAGGTGCGCTTCTCCAAGCGCCGCTTGGGCCTCTTCAAGAAGGCCTTCGAGTTCGGCCTCCTCTACGACGCCGAGGTCGCGCTGCTCGTCTTCTCCCCGGCCGGCAGGCTTTACGAGTATGCCTCCTCCAG CATAGAAGATACATACGACCGCTATCAGGCATTTGGAGGAGCCGGAAAGAACCTGAATGAAGGCGGTGCAAGCACCAACAAT GGGGGAGATCCTTCAAATATGCAGTCAAGGCTGAaagagattgcttcctg GTCTCTTCAAAACAATGCTGATGACGCAGATGCTAATGAGCTAGAGAAACTAGAGAAACTACTCACAGATGCTTTGGAGAATATAAAATCCAAGAAG ATGTTGGCGCAACGAAACAGCGGCGCTAGCGGCGGGAACTCCACCATCAGTCCCGGGGAACAGGAGGAAGGAAGGAGCTGA
- the LOC119292078 gene encoding MADS-box transcription factor 51-like isoform X2: MEGPVPSLSLIFARSSPHPISERHTPASERQPEEARRGMVRRGPVELRRIEDRTSRQVRFSKRRLGLFKKAFEFGLLYDAEVALLVFSPAGRLYEYASSSIEDTYDRYQAFGGAGKNLNEGGASTNNGGDPSNMQSRLKEIASWSLQNNADDADANELEKLEKLLTDALENIKSKKESATRLFTRLFGVQSRTGYYCIL; this comes from the exons ATGGAGGGACCCGTTCCGTCCCTCTCTCTCATATTCGCCCGCTCCTCTCCCCATCCAATCAGCGAGAGACATACGCCAGCGAGCGAGCGGCAGCCGGAGGAGGCGAGGCGAGGGATGGTGCGGCGCGGGCCGGTTGAGCTGCGGCGGATCGAGGACCGGACGAGCCGGCAGGTGCGCTTCTCCAAGCGCCGCTTGGGCCTCTTCAAGAAGGCCTTCGAGTTCGGCCTCCTCTACGACGCCGAGGTCGCGCTGCTCGTCTTCTCCCCGGCCGGCAGGCTTTACGAGTATGCCTCCTCCAG CATAGAAGATACATACGACCGCTATCAGGCATTTGGAGGAGCCGGAAAGAACCTGAATGAAGGCGGTGCAAGCACCAACAAT GGGGGAGATCCTTCAAATATGCAGTCAAGGCTGAaagagattgcttcctg GTCTCTTCAAAACAATGCTGATGACGCAGATGCTAATGAGCTAGAGAAACTAGAGAAACTACTCACAGATGCTTTGGAGAATATAAAATCCAAGAAG GAATCGGCAACAAGACTATTCACAAGGCTATTTGGTGTGCAAAGCAGGACAGGATACTACTGTATCCTCTGA